Proteins from a single region of Procambarus clarkii isolate CNS0578487 chromosome 62, FALCON_Pclarkii_2.0, whole genome shotgun sequence:
- the LOC138354270 gene encoding retinal rod rhodopsin-sensitive cGMP 3',5'-cyclic phosphodiesterase subunit delta-like: MPSRSEDILQGFKINWMNLRDADTGKVLWQGTDDFTNPEVEHEARVPRKILKCRAVSREISFSSVHAMEKFRLEQRVYFKDRMLEEWFFEFGSVIPNSTNTWQSLIEAAPESQMMPAQVLSGNVVIETKFFDDDLLVSTSKVRLFYV, from the exons ATGCCATCAAGATCTGAAGACATCCTCCAAGGGTTTAAGAT AAATTGGATGAACCTTCGAGATGCTGACACCGGCAAAGTTCTCTGGCAGGGCACAGATGATTT CACCAATCCAGAAGTGGAACACGAAGCTCGAGTTCCCAGGAAAATCCTGAAGTGTCGAGCAGTTTCTCGAGAAATATCTTTTTCCTCAGTACATGCTATGGAAAAGTTTAGGCTTGAACAGCGAGTTTACTTCAAG GATCGCATGCTTGAGGAATGGTTTTTTGAATTTGGTAGTGTAATTCCAAACTCAACAAATACTTGGCAGAGCTTGATTGAGGCTGCACCAGAATCACAAATGATGCCAGCCCAAGTGTTAAG CGGGAATGTTGTAATAGAGACCAAATTCTTTGACGATGACCTGTTGGTGTCCACATCAAAAGTTCGTCTCTTTTACGTCTGA